The Gemmatimonadaceae bacterium genome includes the window GCCCGCTTCACGCGCCGCGCGCAGTGATCGATCGTATACGCGACTCCCCTGCGGAAACGCCGCATCCCAGAAAGTGCGCGGCCGAAGCGCCGAGAATACGCTCGCTGCGCCGCCGACGTGATCGGAGTGAGCGTGTGAGAGCACGAACGATTCGAGCACGCCACCGCGTCTCATCACGTATGGGATGATGGTCGAACGCCCAGCGTCGCCGCCTTCCCACATCCTTCCGGCATCGATGAGCACCCATCGGCCGCGATCCGTACGCAGCAGAACCGCGTCTCCCTGCCCTACGTCCAGCACGTGCATCTCGACCCATCCGGAGTATGGCAGATGGACCAATGGCGCCCAGGCCACTACGGCGAAGGCCGTCGCCGATACCACCAGTGGCTTTGCCGGATGTCTCGCGAGAACGGCAACCAGAAGGGCCGCGATCGCGACGCCGCCGGAAACGACCGTGACGAACGTGGGCGTTACCGCAATCGAGCTTCCAGGAAGAGCCGCCGCGGCGGCCGCGATACCATCGAACACTATCATCAGAGGATGCGCGGCTGCGGCGAAAAACCGCGCAATCACCGGAAAAGGAGCAAACAGGAGGGCAAGAAACAAAGTCGGCTGGAGCACAGCGATCACCGGACCGGCAGCAAGATTCGCGAGGGGCGCAACGACACTCAGTCGTCCGAAATACCACGCGACGAGCGGAGCGCTGACGATGCTCGCGACAACTGATGTCAGCAGCTCGCGGCCGACTGTGAGACGAATACCGGAGAGCCGCGGCGCGAGGAAGCGACGAGCGAGAACGCCGCTGGCGATCAGGCCGGCGATTCCAACGACACTGAGCTGGTAGCCAAGGTCGAGAACCGTTCGGGGCTGCACGAGTGGAGCGAACGCACCGACAGCCCACGAGGCCCACGGCGACGTAGGGCGCTGCCACGCGGCGGATGCGCCGCCCATTGCAAGCATCGCGGCCGAGCGGACCGCAGGCGGCGGCGCGCCGATTACGGCGACATAGATCGCGATGACGATGAGAGAGACCAACGCCGCCAGCGAAGGTGGGAACCGCGCAAGACGAAGGAGGAGCAACAGTGCGCCGGCGATGATGGCGACGTGCAGCCCGGAAATGGAAAGCATGTGGATTATTCCGGCGCGCGCGTAGCGATCGCGCATCTCCGGCGGTATCTGGTGCTGGTCGGCGATGAGAAGAGCCTTCGCCATTTTCGCGTCGCGGCCGAACACTTTGTCGATCGACTCCGACGCGCGGGCGCGCGCCCGGCCGAGAGTCGTAGCCTCCTGTCGCTCGGATTCGGCTGCCCGCTCGTGGCGCGTGAGGCGTTTCGCCGGAACGGCCGAGAGCAGTGCGATGACGGTGCCGCCAACCGTGAGCAGACCAATTGCTCCGAGCGTAGCATCGCGCCGATGCAGGCCGTAGATGGCGCAACAGATTGCTCCCGCCGCTGCCAATAGCGCAGCGCCGGAGAAGCCGGCGAGAAGTCCGGCCACGAAGGAGAGATACGCCGACGTGATGAGCGGCAGGAGGCGCTTCCAGGAGCTTGCCGCTCGACTGTAGCGCCGCCAACGCGAAATGCGCGAACCCGCGCATCCCGCGAATGTTCTTTAGACCGCCATCGGCAGCGGAGCTCTCTCGCGTACCGGCACGCCGGTGAACGTCGAGCCCGTGGTCCCGGTGAGCTCGACCGTTGCGTAACTGCC containing:
- a CDS encoding DNA internalization-related competence protein ComEC/Rec2, with product MAGLLAGFSGAALLAAAGAICCAIYGLHRRDATLGAIGLLTVGGTVIALLSAVPAKRLTRHERAAESERQEATTLGRARARASESIDKVFGRDAKMAKALLIADQHQIPPEMRDRYARAGIIHMLSISGLHVAIIAGALLLLLRLARFPPSLAALVSLIVIAIYVAVIGAPPPAVRSAAMLAMGGASAAWQRPTSPWASWAVGAFAPLVQPRTVLDLGYQLSVVGIAGLIASGVLARRFLAPRLSGIRLTVGRELLTSVVASIVSAPLVAWYFGRLSVVAPLANLAAGPVIAVLQPTLFLALLFAPFPVIARFFAAAAHPLMIVFDGIAAAAAALPGSSIAVTPTFVTVVSGGVAIAALLVAVLARHPAKPLVVSATAFAVVAWAPLVHLPYSGWVEMHVLDVGQGDAVLLRTDRGRWVLIDAGRMWEGGDAGRSTIIPYVMRRGGVLESFVLSHAHSDHVGGAASVFSALRPRTFWDAAFPQGSRVYDRSLRAAREAGVRWQRVHPSDRFAIDGVTVEFLAPDSAWTASLVDPNEASTIALIRHGSVRFLLVGDAEEAEEGWLLEHARDELAADVLKVGHHGSSTSSSEAFLAAVQPSAAIISVGADNIYGHPSADVLAALRRVGAQVVRTDQRGTIIVRTDGRAITLEAEGQRWDISPASAAH